A genomic stretch from Telmatocola sphagniphila includes:
- a CDS encoding aldo/keto reductase, whose protein sequence is MQLRPLGRTGLNVSALSLGGAAFGNIYGNLTLDQIRRTVVRSIESGINLIDTSPYYGLTKSESNLGEVLQHGWREKIILCSKAGRNDRAAFDFSPEAMRRSVEASLKRLRTDYLDILIAHDIEFTDNFEKVFTETRDVLHALKKEGKCRFIGMSCYPLSLLKKVIETCQIDVIITYSNFCLQNTRLIDELLPTLEKFEVGVLNASPLSMGLLTNQGPPEWHPASPEIKAACRKAAEHCRNRGSDISLLGMQFCLAESRISSVISGASTEEEIQTNLQALSQKPDPQLLAKVLEILKPVHNQTWFAGNWKT, encoded by the coding sequence ATGCAACTGCGACCTTTAGGTAGAACCGGCCTCAATGTCTCCGCCCTGAGTCTCGGCGGGGCCGCGTTCGGGAACATCTATGGAAATCTCACCCTGGACCAGATCCGTCGGACGGTCGTCCGATCAATTGAATCCGGAATTAACCTTATCGATACTTCGCCCTATTATGGCCTGACAAAATCCGAGAGCAATCTCGGTGAAGTCCTGCAGCACGGCTGGCGCGAAAAAATTATTCTCTGCAGTAAAGCTGGGCGAAATGACCGCGCTGCTTTCGATTTCAGCCCCGAAGCCATGCGGCGTAGTGTCGAAGCATCGCTCAAACGTTTGAGAACGGACTACCTCGATATCCTGATCGCACATGACATTGAATTCACTGATAATTTTGAAAAGGTCTTTACGGAAACCCGCGACGTTCTGCACGCCTTGAAGAAAGAAGGCAAATGCCGATTCATCGGGATGTCTTGCTACCCGCTCAGTCTGCTGAAAAAGGTCATCGAGACCTGCCAGATCGATGTGATCATCACTTATTCCAATTTCTGTCTGCAAAACACTCGTTTGATCGATGAACTGCTCCCAACTCTGGAGAAGTTTGAAGTCGGTGTCCTGAACGCCAGCCCCCTTTCTATGGGTTTGCTGACCAATCAGGGGCCGCCTGAATGGCACCCGGCGTCTCCGGAAATTAAGGCCGCCTGTCGGAAAGCCGCGGAGCATTGCCGCAATCGCGGGAGCGATATTTCACTTTTGGGAATGCAGTTCTGTCTGGCCGAATCCCGGATATCCAGTGTTATTTCGGGGGCCTCAACCGAAGAAGAGATTCAAACCAACTTGCAGGCACTTTCTCAAAAGCCCGATCCGCAGCTTCTGGCCAAGGTATTGGAGATTTTGAAACCGGTGCATAATCAGACTTGGTTTGCGGGGAATTGGAAGACTTGA
- a CDS encoding O-methyltransferase translates to MTSEVWTSVDRYLCDTLLGKDSQMEEVLARSANAGLPPISVTPNQGKMLNLFLRMLNARRVLEIGTLGGYSAVWMARALPEYGKLITLEADPHHAAVARENFQLVGFSDRIELREGIAETSLAEIYEEDPTPFDLIFIDADKPSNPAYFKWALKLSHPGTLIIVDNVVRAGEVIDPVSSDPSVQGVRALNELIRQEKRVSATAMQTVGEKGYDGFALIFVND, encoded by the coding sequence ATGACCTCGGAAGTCTGGACGTCCGTCGATCGCTACTTATGCGACACACTCCTTGGTAAAGATTCCCAGATGGAAGAGGTGCTGGCCCGCAGCGCCAACGCCGGCCTCCCTCCCATCAGCGTCACACCGAACCAAGGTAAGATGCTGAATCTGTTCCTACGCATGCTTAATGCCCGCCGGGTTCTGGAAATCGGCACCCTGGGTGGCTACAGCGCCGTCTGGATGGCCCGCGCACTTCCCGAATACGGAAAACTGATTACTCTCGAAGCGGATCCGCACCACGCCGCCGTGGCTCGCGAGAATTTTCAACTCGTCGGGTTCTCGGATCGCATCGAGCTGCGTGAGGGGATAGCGGAAACATCGCTGGCCGAAATCTATGAGGAAGATCCGACTCCGTTCGATCTGATTTTCATCGATGCCGATAAACCGAGCAACCCCGCTTACTTTAAGTGGGCTCTGAAGCTTTCTCACCCCGGCACTCTCATTATTGTCGATAATGTGGTCCGGGCCGGCGAAGTGATCGATCCGGTCAGCTCCGATCCCAGCGTGCAAGGGGTGCGTGCATTGAATGAATTGATCCGACAGGAAAAACGGGTGAGCGCCACCGCGATGCAAACCGTAGGCGAAAAAGGGTATGACGGGTTCGCTCTCATTTTTGTAAATGATTGA
- the cysC gene encoding adenylyl-sulfate kinase, with translation MSDIKSTQITWHSGTVTREERAKLLKQTGATLWFTGLSGSGKSTIAVALEQVLIQRGHPAYVLDGDNIRFGLNAGPKILMDTRKYSETSAKRFGLAFSAEDREENIRRIGEVSKLFADSGLICLTSFISPYRKDRDAARAIHEQNKSGAIPFIEIFVDTPIGTCEQRDPKGLYKQAREAVAAGKGMGFTGVDDPYEAPLKPELTIDNSKLTIEESVAAILNFLQDRKLI, from the coding sequence ATGAGCGACATTAAGTCTACGCAGATCACCTGGCATTCGGGTACCGTCACTCGCGAAGAACGAGCCAAGCTTCTCAAGCAGACCGGGGCCACGCTTTGGTTCACCGGCCTTTCGGGTTCCGGCAAAAGTACGATTGCCGTCGCCCTGGAACAAGTTCTGATTCAGCGCGGCCATCCGGCCTACGTTCTGGATGGCGATAACATCCGCTTCGGGCTGAACGCCGGTCCGAAAATCCTGATGGATACCCGCAAGTATTCTGAAACTTCCGCCAAGCGCTTCGGTCTGGCATTTTCCGCCGAGGATCGCGAAGAGAACATCCGACGAATCGGTGAGGTTTCCAAGCTTTTCGCCGATTCGGGTCTGATCTGTCTGACCAGTTTCATCAGTCCCTATCGCAAGGATCGGGACGCCGCGCGAGCCATTCACGAGCAGAACAAGTCCGGGGCGATTCCCTTCATCGAAATCTTCGTCGATACCCCCATCGGCACGTGCGAACAGCGCGATCCGAAAGGACTCTACAAGCAGGCTCGTGAAGCTGTGGCGGCTGGAAAGGGAATGGGTTTCACCGGGGTCGACGATCCCTATGAAGCTCCGCTCAAGCCGGAACTGACAATCGACAATTCCAAACTGACGATCGAAGAAAGCGTAGCGGCGATCCTGAATTTTCTTCAGGATCGCAAACTCATTTGA
- a CDS encoding tyrosine-protein phosphatase — translation MLSFVDLHVHLLWGLDDGPRTLEDALEMCALAVADGTGTAAALAHQNEGWPDNTPERIRQAVSELKLQLAVNQIPLNVVPSSEVMIQLDFEESLTEGKYLTVGDHGRFLLVELPANISLDIRPIADTLLQRNIVPIIAHAERYPDVFYHEGFVEELVHMGCIIQVNAGSITMPQARREEKILKSWFQRNLVHLVASDGHSTVRRPPKIRSAYDRISHWTNQGVADRVCSLHGNIIINNLPWRPLPIIPAQTRTWFDKLFS, via the coding sequence ATGCTCTCTTTCGTCGATTTACACGTTCACCTGCTCTGGGGTCTGGATGATGGCCCCCGAACTCTCGAAGACGCTTTGGAAATGTGCGCACTGGCGGTGGCGGATGGAACCGGAACAGCCGCGGCCCTGGCACATCAAAATGAGGGTTGGCCCGATAATACTCCCGAGCGGATTCGCCAGGCAGTATCGGAATTGAAGCTGCAGCTCGCCGTCAATCAGATTCCACTGAATGTCGTCCCCTCCTCGGAAGTCATGATTCAACTCGACTTCGAAGAATCGCTCACCGAAGGAAAGTATCTGACGGTTGGGGATCACGGGCGATTTCTTCTGGTGGAACTCCCCGCGAACATCTCGCTCGACATCCGGCCGATTGCCGATACGCTCTTACAGCGGAACATCGTTCCCATCATCGCCCATGCCGAACGCTATCCGGATGTCTTCTACCATGAAGGCTTCGTTGAAGAACTGGTTCACATGGGCTGCATAATCCAGGTGAATGCCGGCAGTATCACCATGCCGCAAGCACGCCGGGAAGAGAAAATTCTCAAGAGCTGGTTTCAAAGAAATCTCGTTCATCTGGTCGCTTCGGATGGACACTCCACCGTTCGACGACCTCCCAAGATTCGCTCGGCTTACGATCGTATCTCCCATTGGACCAATCAGGGGGTGGCGGATAGAGTCTGCAGTCTGCACGGCAACATTATCATCAACAATCTTCCCTGGCGGCCTCTGCCGATCATTCCGGCCCAGACGCGGACGTGGTTCGACAAACTCTTCTCCTGA
- a CDS encoding polysaccharide biosynthesis tyrosine autokinase, with translation MAAVVEYPSQKIVLHPPEGPHTPTPHASSGGSDLMRVLWRRKTLVIFGIIAGMVAGFIFYTQKRPVYESSARIMVFNRKSAAQDSSVIDSRQNFIIDFMAGQEALVRSTEIQRRAADHLQKSTLIEPPAEYVSYVANGLTVSRYRDTTTGAVSNILNLSFRSHNPSDAQTALAQVYEGYNESLKESITGLTDQAYKELKRNLDNQKERKKTIDSELINRRTKLSETSTYTFEQLSQKIGLDLERERNLVLKISDYDYTIRQIENSPKDTTQRAQLMAQLKKDDPYLKDKAFELKNAQNVEESILALQLTLSEKLTAMGKEHPEVQAVDRRIKALKQIIHDRNKDTDNLNFSVDPLSWYRVYVEGELAKDKEKLKIIQKEINADKLVHSVLSKLTIEEKSLMLTQEQLDREIKTLENRIDTISVNRDSPTTEAKLITPPEMGVKVAPLPMQYLAIAGFLGLIAGCALAYLAEMTDRSFKSPDEIRRRLGTQIIGHIPVLRPLEEDNPKFDMIDGKLITAIKSKSVESEAYRGVRTSLYFNTREKGHQIIQITSPNAGDGKSTLAANLAVSVAQSGKKVILIDCDFRKPRVHKIFGLDQKSKSEVGIVSVLLDQVELYSAIQECEEIPGLWLLPCGPRPENPSELLTSPKFTELLRKIRDDFEIVILDTPPLLAVSDPSIVSTRVDGVILTMTISKNGRPAAERAREMLAGVGANLLGVVVNNSSRGGNGYGYGYGYGYGYGYRDGGYGTYGYAYSEPYREAYTDDAPAESDNSSSSSSIRRRLRQKG, from the coding sequence GTGGCGGCAGTAGTCGAATATCCTTCACAGAAAATTGTGCTTCACCCTCCGGAGGGGCCTCACACACCCACCCCGCATGCCAGCAGCGGCGGTTCGGATCTGATGCGCGTACTCTGGCGACGGAAGACACTGGTCATTTTCGGCATTATTGCGGGCATGGTGGCCGGTTTCATTTTCTACACCCAGAAACGGCCGGTGTACGAATCTTCCGCTCGTATCATGGTCTTCAACCGCAAATCGGCGGCCCAGGATAGCAGCGTTATCGACAGTCGGCAGAACTTCATCATCGACTTCATGGCGGGCCAGGAAGCCCTGGTTCGATCGACTGAGATTCAGCGCCGTGCCGCCGATCACCTGCAAAAGAGTACTCTGATAGAGCCGCCCGCGGAGTATGTCTCTTATGTCGCCAACGGCCTGACGGTTTCCCGCTATCGGGACACAACCACGGGAGCCGTCAGCAATATTCTGAACCTATCTTTTCGATCCCACAATCCTTCCGATGCCCAAACCGCACTAGCCCAAGTCTATGAAGGCTATAACGAGTCACTCAAGGAAAGCATCACCGGTTTGACCGATCAGGCTTACAAGGAATTGAAACGGAATTTGGATAATCAGAAAGAGCGAAAAAAGACCATCGACAGCGAGCTCATTAACCGTCGGACTAAGTTGTCTGAAACAAGCACTTATACCTTTGAGCAGCTCTCTCAGAAAATCGGCCTGGATCTGGAACGGGAGCGGAATCTGGTACTTAAGATTAGCGATTATGACTACACCATTCGTCAGATCGAGAATAGTCCCAAAGACACTACGCAGCGTGCGCAGCTGATGGCTCAGCTTAAGAAGGACGATCCTTATCTGAAAGACAAAGCCTTCGAACTCAAGAATGCTCAGAACGTCGAGGAATCGATTCTGGCTCTGCAACTTACCCTGAGTGAAAAACTCACTGCCATGGGCAAGGAACATCCCGAAGTGCAGGCCGTGGATCGCCGCATCAAAGCCTTAAAGCAGATTATTCACGATCGTAACAAAGATACGGATAATTTGAACTTCTCCGTGGATCCTTTATCCTGGTACCGCGTTTATGTCGAAGGGGAGTTAGCTAAAGATAAAGAGAAACTGAAAATAATTCAGAAAGAAATAAACGCCGATAAATTAGTACATAGCGTACTTTCCAAGCTGACAATTGAAGAAAAATCTTTGATGCTCACTCAGGAACAGCTGGACCGAGAAATTAAAACTCTCGAAAACCGTATCGACACCATTTCTGTGAACCGGGATAGTCCTACAACTGAAGCTAAACTCATTACTCCTCCGGAAATGGGCGTGAAAGTCGCTCCGCTGCCGATGCAGTATCTGGCCATAGCCGGTTTCCTCGGTTTGATCGCCGGTTGTGCTCTGGCTTATCTTGCGGAAATGACCGATCGCAGCTTCAAGTCACCGGATGAAATTCGCCGTCGACTCGGCACCCAGATCATCGGCCATATTCCGGTACTGCGACCGCTCGAGGAAGATAATCCCAAGTTCGATATGATCGACGGAAAATTAATCACGGCCATCAAATCGAAATCGGTGGAGTCGGAAGCTTATCGAGGTGTGCGAACCTCGCTCTACTTCAACACTCGCGAAAAAGGCCACCAGATTATTCAAATCACCAGCCCGAACGCCGGGGATGGAAAATCGACCCTGGCGGCCAACCTGGCTGTGTCGGTCGCTCAATCAGGCAAAAAAGTCATTCTGATCGATTGCGACTTCCGCAAACCGCGAGTTCACAAAATCTTCGGTCTCGATCAGAAGAGCAAGTCCGAAGTGGGTATCGTCTCCGTTCTTCTGGATCAGGTAGAACTCTACTCGGCCATTCAGGAATGCGAAGAAATACCGGGCCTGTGGTTACTCCCCTGCGGACCGCGACCGGAAAACCCCTCTGAACTTCTGACCTCACCGAAATTCACGGAACTGCTCAGGAAGATTCGCGACGATTTCGAAATCGTGATTCTCGATACGCCGCCGTTGTTGGCCGTGAGTGATCCGTCGATCGTTTCGACCCGCGTCGATGGCGTGATCCTGACGATGACCATTTCCAAGAACGGTCGGCCGGCCGCCGAACGTGCCCGGGAAATGCTGGCAGGTGTCGGGGCCAATCTGCTGGGAGTCGTGGTGAACAATTCCAGCCGCGGCGGTAACGGATACGGCTACGGTTACGGCTATGGTTACGGTTACGGCTACCGCGATGGTGGCTACGGCACGTACGGTTACGCTTACAGCGAGCCTTATCGCGAAGCATACACTGATGACGCCCCGGCGGAGTCCGACAACTCGAGCTCCAGCAGTAGTATCCGTCGAAGGCTTCGCCAAAAGGGCTGA
- the glmM gene encoding phosphoglucosamine mutase gives MSNNFPAGLIVSVSGIRGLIGQNLFPSEACRFAVALGTYLQGGLILVSRDSRPSGDMLLQAVVAGLRSTGCRVIDIGIASTPTCGLAVRHFNAMGAIQITASHNPSPWNGLKMFDADGAVLSPEQGREVRQLFETGNARYASWDKIGSYESSREPLALHAQTVLKLVDLDLIHSAHFRVLVDANGGAGGELARLLLQQLRCEIIEIGCEPNGHFAHEPEPIPAHLGEIGPQVPSSKAALGFVLDPDADRLALIDERGQCVSEEATLALAVRHRLMQKAGPVVINMSTSKMNEDLAKQFGQICYRSAVGEANVVNGIRKHQAVIGGEGNGGVIDPRVGWVRDPYVGMAFILEYLAKTGQTLSQAVDSLPKYAMLKTKYAVVPEKLQAALTALESRWPEARVDKLDGLRLDWPDRWLHVRPSNTEPVVRAIAEAPTAEQAEQLCRDAAKSLGK, from the coding sequence ATGAGTAATAATTTCCCAGCAGGTCTGATAGTCAGCGTTTCCGGCATTCGCGGACTAATCGGCCAGAACCTATTTCCGTCAGAAGCGTGCCGGTTTGCCGTGGCGCTCGGAACTTACCTGCAGGGCGGCTTGATTCTGGTCTCGCGGGATAGTCGGCCCAGCGGGGACATGCTGCTGCAGGCCGTGGTGGCCGGTTTGCGTTCCACCGGCTGCCGGGTAATTGATATCGGTATCGCCAGCACCCCGACTTGCGGGCTGGCCGTGCGGCACTTTAACGCCATGGGCGCCATTCAAATCACCGCCAGTCATAATCCCTCTCCCTGGAACGGCCTGAAAATGTTCGATGCCGATGGGGCCGTGCTCTCTCCGGAACAAGGCCGCGAAGTTCGCCAGCTTTTTGAGACGGGTAACGCGCGATATGCCAGCTGGGACAAAATCGGCTCCTATGAGAGCAGCCGGGAGCCGCTGGCTCTCCATGCTCAAACCGTTCTGAAACTCGTGGACCTGGATTTGATCCACTCGGCTCACTTTCGAGTGCTGGTCGACGCCAACGGCGGGGCGGGAGGCGAACTCGCTCGACTTTTACTTCAGCAACTGCGATGTGAAATCATCGAAATCGGTTGCGAACCGAACGGACATTTTGCCCACGAGCCGGAACCTATCCCAGCGCATCTGGGGGAGATCGGACCTCAAGTTCCGAGTAGTAAAGCCGCTCTCGGCTTCGTCCTCGATCCGGATGCCGACCGCCTGGCGCTGATCGACGAACGGGGTCAATGCGTTTCCGAAGAAGCCACCTTGGCACTGGCAGTCCGGCACCGGCTGATGCAAAAAGCGGGTCCGGTGGTGATCAATATGTCCACTTCGAAAATGAATGAAGACCTGGCCAAGCAATTTGGACAGATCTGCTATCGCTCGGCCGTCGGGGAAGCGAATGTCGTCAACGGCATTCGCAAGCATCAGGCGGTCATCGGCGGCGAAGGTAACGGCGGCGTCATCGATCCGCGCGTCGGCTGGGTTCGGGATCCTTATGTCGGCATGGCTTTCATTCTCGAGTACCTGGCGAAAACGGGGCAAACCCTTAGCCAGGCCGTCGATTCGCTGCCCAAATACGCGATGTTAAAAACCAAATACGCCGTGGTTCCCGAAAAATTGCAAGCCGCTCTGACTGCCCTAGAATCCCGCTGGCCCGAAGCTCGGGTCGACAAACTGGACGGCCTCCGGCTCGACTGGCCAGACCGCTGGTTGCACGTTCGACCGAGTAATACCGAACCGGTCGTTCGAGCAATCGCGGAAGCCCCGACGGCGGAACAGGCCGAGCAGTTATGCCGGGATGCGGCGAAATCTCTGGGTAAGTAA
- a CDS encoding HTTM domain-containing protein produces the protein MAKKHKTKPAPTPVATSTPVHLPAVASSTRPSYWFSWIQVFAIDARSLGLFRIILGLLLLADLVLRAVDLEAFYSDEGVMPRLTRIANYELNDTTGLKYLLSLHMVSGQNWWQILLFSIFGLFSFSLMIGYRTRLSALVSYVMLCSLQSRNPIILDGGDVYIRVMLFWGLFLPMNMRFSVDRWLRPEPEPPLGVLNLATFAMLTQVGYVYAMGAVLKNDAVWTRDYTAMYYAMSLECFSTWLGKWLVHQLVLTKFLTFVTWWLELVGPILLLLPFWNRYLRIAVILGFWGFHMSTEETLHLSIFPFIGCMAWIPFIPACVWDAKSWPGKYLVPFFGALVQPIQVQIEAIIRAFRPYFRKPEAPYFEMGRVAKIFVGITWIYVLLWNLREIPKIGQSVMPLSWNVVGRLLHVDQNWDMFAPKPTTDDGWYVMKAILLDGTEVNLWDLDQPVTLQKPESVQATYINRRWRKYLLNIYQGRFDQFRQPFALWLAVRWENAHPDRGPEKRIKTIQIDFMLDEVLPPGVSRPAPRLVNQITMENKQLK, from the coding sequence ATGGCCAAGAAACACAAGACGAAGCCCGCACCGACGCCGGTGGCGACTTCCACACCAGTACACCTGCCGGCTGTAGCCAGTTCCACCCGCCCGTCTTACTGGTTCTCCTGGATCCAGGTGTTTGCCATCGACGCTCGCTCGCTGGGTCTATTCCGCATCATCTTGGGGCTACTTCTACTGGCCGATCTGGTGTTGCGCGCTGTCGATCTTGAGGCTTTCTATTCCGATGAAGGGGTTATGCCCCGGCTGACGCGAATTGCCAATTACGAGTTGAACGATACGACCGGATTGAAATATCTGCTCTCGCTTCACATGGTGTCCGGGCAGAACTGGTGGCAGATTCTGTTGTTCAGCATCTTCGGACTTTTCAGTTTTTCGTTGATGATCGGTTATCGAACCCGGCTGTCCGCCCTCGTCAGTTACGTAATGCTCTGTTCACTGCAATCGCGCAACCCCATTATCCTCGATGGCGGCGATGTCTACATTCGCGTTATGTTGTTCTGGGGGCTGTTCCTGCCGATGAACATGCGCTTCAGCGTGGATCGATGGCTTCGTCCCGAACCGGAACCCCCTCTTGGTGTCCTGAATCTCGCGACCTTCGCCATGCTGACGCAAGTGGGATATGTCTATGCCATGGGCGCGGTGTTGAAGAACGATGCGGTCTGGACGCGCGACTACACGGCCATGTACTACGCCATGTCGCTCGAATGTTTCTCCACCTGGCTGGGAAAATGGCTGGTTCATCAACTGGTGCTGACCAAATTTCTCACGTTCGTCACGTGGTGGCTCGAACTCGTGGGGCCGATCCTGCTCTTATTGCCCTTCTGGAATCGCTATCTGCGGATCGCCGTGATCCTCGGTTTCTGGGGCTTCCACATGAGCACGGAGGAGACGCTGCACCTGAGTATTTTCCCTTTCATTGGCTGCATGGCCTGGATTCCCTTCATTCCGGCCTGCGTCTGGGATGCGAAAAGCTGGCCGGGGAAGTATCTGGTGCCGTTTTTCGGGGCGTTGGTCCAACCTATACAAGTGCAGATTGAGGCGATAATTCGCGCGTTCCGGCCCTATTTTCGGAAGCCCGAAGCGCCGTATTTCGAAATGGGAAGAGTTGCGAAGATCTTTGTGGGGATCACGTGGATTTACGTTCTTTTGTGGAATCTTCGGGAGATCCCCAAAATCGGCCAGTCGGTGATGCCGCTTTCGTGGAATGTCGTCGGCCGCTTACTGCACGTCGATCAGAATTGGGACATGTTTGCACCGAAGCCTACTACCGACGATGGCTGGTATGTGATGAAGGCAATTCTTCTGGATGGTACGGAAGTCAATCTCTGGGATCTCGACCAGCCCGTCACGCTGCAAAAGCCGGAATCGGTTCAGGCCACTTACATTAACCGGCGCTGGCGAAAGTATCTGTTGAATATTTACCAGGGAAGATTCGACCAGTTTCGCCAGCCGTTTGCCTTATGGCTGGCGGTTCGCTGGGAGAATGCGCATCCCGATCGGGGACCGGAGAAGCGCATCAAGACGATTCAAATCGATTTCATGCTCGATGAGGTGTTGCCGCCCGGTGTCTCTCGACCGGCACCGCGGCTGGTGAATCAGATTACGATGGAAAACAAGCAACTCAAATGA
- a CDS encoding carbon storage regulator — translation MLVLSRKPGEEIIIDDHIRVTIVSIKGDRIRVGITAPEAVSVDRAEVHERRHSFVDMNVSPKLVGASDTSVRLNQTTIIPQGEAASN, via the coding sequence ATGTTAGTTCTGTCTCGCAAACCTGGCGAAGAAATCATCATCGACGATCACATCCGAGTCACCATCGTTTCGATCAAGGGAGATCGCATACGAGTTGGAATCACTGCGCCGGAAGCCGTCTCTGTGGACCGCGCGGAAGTGCATGAACGAAGACACTCTTTCGTTGATATGAATGTCAGTCCGAAACTGGTAGGTGCCTCGGATACAAGTGTCCGCCTGAACCAGACGACGATCATCCCCCAAGGCGAAGCAGCCTCCAATTAA
- a CDS encoding MraY family glycosyltransferase, with translation MSDESKLALLLLFGFSAVCSLILVPIIRDTAHRIGLVDAPDGRRKHQSKPIPRAGGLAILLVSLLGIALASTLSNWLDFDFQMTGRLFSLVLGSILIGLVGLLDDWRGMRGRHKLLGQIAAISILVFPGKMLISELNFLGTSIDLGMTAGVVFTFFWMLGAINALNLIDGMDGLLGSISFMYCLTFVTMSLMLGNLYVAVIASILAGSVIGFLRYNLPPATVYLGDCGSMVLGYFLGAMAIQGSIKGPAVATVCIPIALLILPIFDTTAAILRRKLTGRSIYTTDRGHLHHCLQKSGLSRQSILLLVGGMMLIVASGVLASVYWKNELFALIAAMAVTASLVMTRLFGHAELHLLKSRVRAIVTSILKVKSENHENELQVRLQGTADWNDIWLELVSAARTMNLQKLWLDVNAPALHESYHARWDRAAGQQENPSDWKAEIPLFYEGHAIGRLTVVGQPDTETMWDKLATLARMVEHTERCLTTVTRQLGEEAVAVNVQEETIGI, from the coding sequence GTGTCCGATGAATCCAAGCTGGCACTATTGCTACTTTTCGGCTTCAGTGCTGTTTGTTCGCTAATCTTGGTACCCATTATTCGCGATACTGCGCACCGAATTGGGCTAGTGGATGCCCCGGACGGTCGCCGCAAGCACCAATCCAAGCCGATTCCGCGCGCGGGTGGTTTGGCGATTCTGCTGGTTTCCCTATTGGGAATAGCACTCGCATCGACCCTTTCTAACTGGCTGGACTTCGATTTTCAGATGACCGGCCGACTCTTCTCCCTGGTACTTGGCTCGATATTAATCGGGCTCGTCGGCCTGCTCGACGACTGGCGAGGCATGCGAGGCCGGCATAAACTCCTCGGTCAAATCGCGGCGATTTCGATTCTGGTTTTTCCAGGAAAGATGCTGATCTCCGAACTGAACTTCCTGGGCACCTCCATCGATCTGGGAATGACGGCCGGGGTAGTCTTCACCTTCTTCTGGATGCTGGGAGCCATCAACGCCCTGAATCTCATCGATGGTATGGATGGCCTGCTGGGCAGTATCAGCTTCATGTACTGCCTGACCTTCGTCACCATGTCCTTGATGCTCGGAAATCTTTATGTGGCCGTGATCGCAAGTATCCTGGCCGGTTCGGTAATTGGATTCCTTCGTTACAATCTTCCCCCGGCTACTGTCTACTTAGGCGACTGCGGGAGCATGGTTCTCGGCTATTTCCTGGGAGCCATGGCCATTCAGGGAAGTATCAAAGGACCTGCGGTTGCCACCGTCTGCATTCCAATAGCCCTACTGATTCTGCCAATTTTCGATACGACCGCCGCGATCCTGCGAAGAAAACTGACCGGGCGAAGTATCTACACCACAGACCGAGGACACCTGCACCATTGCCTTCAGAAAAGCGGTTTGAGTCGGCAGAGTATTTTGCTCCTGGTCGGCGGAATGATGCTGATCGTCGCTTCGGGCGTCCTGGCTTCGGTCTACTGGAAGAACGAACTGTTTGCCCTGATTGCAGCGATGGCGGTTACGGCCTCCCTGGTCATGACCCGGTTGTTCGGCCATGCGGAGCTTCATCTGCTGAAAAGCCGGGTGCGAGCCATCGTCACTTCGATTTTGAAAGTGAAATCGGAAAATCACGAAAACGAACTCCAGGTTCGGCTCCAAGGCACGGCCGATTGGAATGATATCTGGCTGGAACTGGTTTCGGCCGCACGCACGATGAATCTCCAGAAGCTGTGGCTGGACGTCAATGCCCCGGCGTTGCACGAAAGTTATCACGCCCGGTGGGACCGGGCCGCCGGTCAGCAGGAAAATCCGAGCGACTGGAAAGCAGAAATCCCCCTGTTCTACGAGGGGCATGCCATCGGACGCTTAACCGTAGTGGGACAGCCCGACACGGAAACGATGTGGGATAAATTGGCCACACTAGCCCGAATGGTCGAGCATACCGAACGGTGCTTGACCACAGTCACTCGCCAGTTAGGCGAGGAAGCGGTGGCCGTCAATGTTCAGGAAGAAACAATAGGCATTTGA